In a single window of the Nicotiana tomentosiformis chromosome 8, ASM39032v3, whole genome shotgun sequence genome:
- the LOC138897564 gene encoding uncharacterized protein, with protein MLNGIVDRLTKAAHFLSIGTTYSAEDYARLYIREIVRIHGGPISIISDIGAQFIVNFWRSFQKGLGTRISFSTAFHPQTDSQAELTIQTLEDMLRACVMDFRGSWDNHLPLIDFAYNNSYHSNIQMAPYEALYKRKYRSHIGWFEIGKTKLVGPECIADPSKFILVDDVQVTEQLSYEEALISILDKQVQRLRTKDVASVKVLRINNNVEDMTRAVEEEMKTRYPHLFPLPEEDQTETSQPLVEACIPPTLIKSIIGSLFR; from the exons atGCTAAACGGGATtgtcgatagacttacaaaagcaGCCCATTTTTTGTCTATCGGGACTACTtactcagcagaggattatgcaaggctttacattagggagatagtacgaATTCATGGTggccctatatctattatctcagatataGGTGCTCAGTTTATagttaatttctggaggtcctttcaaaaaggattggggactcggATAAGTtttagtacagcatttcatccccagacagacagTCAGGCTGAActtactattcagacactggaggatatgttacgggcttgtgtgatggactttaggggtagctgggataatcatcttccacttattgattttgcatataataatagttatcattccaacattcagatggctccatacgaagctctttacaaaCGGAAATATAGGTCACATAtaggatggttcgagattgggaaaactaagttagtaggaccaga gtgTATTGCAGATCCCTCTAAATTCATTCtggttgacgatgttcaggttacagagcaactatcatatgaggaagctcttATTTCTATACTAGATAAACAAGTTcagagattaagaactaaggatgtagcttcggttaaagtacttaggattaacaataatgtggaagatATGACTCGGGCAGTTGAAGAggaaatgaagactaggtatcctcacttgtttccacttccggaggaggatcagactgagacatcacaacctttag